A window of Brevinema andersonii genomic DNA:
CACTAAAAGCACACCTTTATCTGTCTTCGAACGAATCAGTCGACCGATCCCTTGCTTGAAACGCAAAAGTGCCCGCGGAATTGACAATTCCTGAAACGAATTTTTACCTTGAGCTTGAAGAATTTTTGATTTCGCCTTGAACAGAGGATCACTCGGATTATCGAAAGGTAATTTGTCAATGACCAAAAAGCGAAGATGATCTCCTGGCACATCTATGCCTTCCCAAAAGCTTGCAGTTGCAAAAATCACAGTATAATCCTTTGCATGCATAGTTTGAAGTAGTTCTTCCCGGGAAAATTCTTTTTGGCTCATCGGGAAAAGCCCAGCTTGGGAAAAATCAGGAGCTAATTTTTCGTAAGCAAAACCTAACGCTTTGTAAGACGTAAACAAAATCAAAGTACCTCCTCCTACAGCAAGTATTGCTTCTCGAAGCAAATTCAGTTTTTCTGATTCTATTTTTTGCGGAGAGATACCGCTCTCTTCAAATACAAGCATAGCCATTTGATTTTTATAGTCAAAAGGGCTAGGCAAAATAATTGATTCAACAATGCGGTCCTGCACAAAATTCAAACCCACACCTTGAATAAAATAATCAAACTTACCTTCAATAGACAACGTAGCTGACGTAGCAATTGTAAAATCTTTAACTCTGAAAATATGTTTCGCTAGAAAATCGCCAACATCCGCAGACCCTACAGAAAAACGAACAATATTTGAAGACAATTCCATTTGCTTAACATGTGTATTTTCTTCTTCAAGATTGAAAATTTTTTCAAAAGTACGTCTCATTTCCAGCAAGGCATCATTATGAATGGCAGCTACTTTCAAAATTTCGAGAATTCTTTCTTCCACAAACAGTTCTGTCATTTTTTTTATAAGACTTGTCAATAAAACTTCAATACTACGTACACTATCAAACAGATCCTTTAATATAGTTATGGCTTGTTTCCAACCAGGTTTACTGAGAGTGTAAAGATCAAGCTCAACCAAATTAAACTCTAATTCTTTCAAACACTCTCGGAATAAAAGCTCCCGTTGCTTGAGTGTCGATGATAAGTCTACAATCCGCTCTGACACATTATAAAAAAGTTCGCTCAATTCTGGATGAGCATCCAAGCCCGAACGGTCGCGGAGTAAACTAAGCTGACCAAAATTTCTATCAGCATTGCGTCGGAACAAACGCGACAAACGCCATGCAATCCCACCGAAAGAAAATTCATCCGCCATAGCTCGAAGGGCTGCATCTTCAAGATGATGACCCTCATCCAGCACAAGTCCCGAAAAATGAGGAAGAGTTGCAATAAAACCTTGTTCTTCATCGATCGCAGACAGCAACAAAGCATGGTTCCCGATAATAATATGTGATGCCTCAGCTGCCATTCGTGCTTTATAGTAAAAACAAGAACTATAAAACGGACATTCTTTTCTGGGACAATTAGGAGTTGAAGCAGAAATTTCATCCCAAAGGCTGTGAGGAATAGGCTCGGGAAGCGATGATCTTAAGCCATCTGTTGTTTTTTCAAGCCATATCATAATCATCTCAAGATGCAAAGAAATCGCCTCCTGATTGTCGAAAAGTAAACGTGATTTATCTGTATCATGAACCAATTCATCAACCATTTTAGGACAAATGTAATTATTTCGGCCCACAAGCACAGCAAAACGTGGCCTGATTCCTGTTACTTTTTCTACAATAGGAGCAACAAGTTCGACATCTTTTTTAGCAATTTGATTTTGCAAATTAATTGTATGTGTCGTAATAAGGACACGTTTATCAGCTTGGACAGCCCATAAAGTGATAGGAATTAAATAAGACAGCGATTTTCCTGTCCCTGTTCCTGCCTCAGCAAGAAGAATCTGATCATCGTTAATCGCAGAGACAATTTTCCGAACTAGCTGCTCTTGCTCAAAACGTTCTTCATAAGACCCTATTGTTTGCGCTAAAAGCCCCTCTTTTTGGAACAACTTAAGCACTTGATTTTCTTCAAGAAATATACGTGGTTTAGGCTTGTACACAATATTCAATTGTTCACAACTGTTATCAACAATATAAAAACCCAGTTTACGCATAGCCAGCAAAGATGCAATGTGAATATCAGGATTAGATGCACGCAGATCACCAGACGGATGATTATGAATAACCAAATCACCACGCAGCCCCTCAGCAAGAGGTGCCGGCACTGATTCATCATTCCCAAATGCTACTGCCTCGATCTCTGATACAATTCCATAACGATCCACCCAGCCTACAAAAAAAACTTCTGCATCATCATATTGTTGAATAATATGCGCAATTTCATCACGCACAGACTGCCGAATAAATTCTCCTGCCTCTCTGTTCACAAAAATTCCTTAAAAATCGATATAATCGGCAATCTGATCTTTGGAAATAAGCACCTGCCAGCCTTTGCCGGCACTAACAGGCGGCATAACAATATTAAGATCCTTCATAGTTTCGATAAGACGCGATGCCCTATTATAACCCACTCTAAAACGCCTTTGGATAGCAGATGCAGAAATTTCACCGCTATCAACCGCATAACGTAATACTTCTGCAAACAAAGGATCAGTTAATGCATCAGTTTTAGACCCATCTTGGATACTGTCTTTATTAGCAGAAAGTAATTCTTCAAAATCAATCGCATAATTAGGAGGTCCATTCTTTTTGACAGCACTTACAACCGTTTCAACATCATGCCCAGACACATAAGGCGACTGAATGCGCACAGTATCCATATGCTCAGGTGACATAAACAGCATATCGCCACGACCTAACAATGCTTCCGCACCATTTTTATCAAGAATTGTACGCGAATCTATCTTTGAACTCACACGAAACGCAACTCTGCACGGAAAATTCGCTTTTATGACACCTGTAACAACATCCACCGACGGCCGCTGCGTCGCAACTACTAAATGCATACCCACAGCCCGTGCCATTGCTGCAAGACGTGAAATATTTTTCTCTGTATCCTTAGGTGAACGAAGCATTAAATTAGCAAATTCGTCGATAATAATAACAATATAAGGAAGCTTTTCATAACCAGATTCTTCAGCGCCGAACAGAGAACTTTCTACCAAACTTTGATATTCTTTAATATTACGCACACCGTTTTCCGACAAAATTTTATACCGTCGGTCCATTTCATTAACAGCCCATTCTAGAGATGCCATCGCCTCTTCGGGCTTGGTAATAATTGGTGCCAAAAGATGAGGAATGCCGTTATAAAGCTCTAACTCAACCATTTTGGGATCAATCATGATAAATTTTAGATCATCGGCTGACAGCTTGAACAACAGTCCCATAATCAGCGCATTAATATAAACACTCTTACCACTTCCGGTAGTACCTGCAACCAATAAATGTGGTGTTGTTGCAAGGTCACTGACTAACACTTTACCACCTATATCGGTACCTAAAATCAAGGGAAGAGCAGCATCGGACTGCTGAAATTCTGAACTTTCAATAAACTGACGCAGCAAAAATTGTCTTCTGATTTTATTCGGAACTTCAATTCCTATATAACTTCTACCTTCTACGGGACTGATAATTCGAATATTTGATGTACCAGCTTGCAATGCCAGATCATCCTGTAAATTGCGGATCGTACGGAGTTTCAACCCGGGAGGAGGTTCCAATTCAAATCTCGTAATAGCAGGACCACGACTATAATCGACTACTTTCATACGGATATTAAAACTTTCAAAAGTATCTTCAATCATGCGGATCGTTTCCTCAATCTCATCGTCTTCAAGTTCGTGAAAAACAATTTCTAAATTAGGATCTAAATCCTCAACTTTAGGAAAGACAATTTCTATTGGCTTGCCCAGTGAATGATCCACAGGATATTCATCTGTAGCTACCAAATAACTTTGAGTAGTAAATCTAGGTAAAAGTGCCGCTTCATTTTGGTCTAAATCTGATATTTCCGGAATCAAATTAGGAATTTCCTCAACCATCAGGGGGGAATCAGCAGAAACAATAGATTCTTTTTCTTCATCAATATTGAATTTTTCTTCAAGAGAACCTATTTCAACAGATTCTATAACAATAGGCACTATCTCTGATTCATGCAGATCTACATTTTCCCACGGAGATACATGTTTTTCTTTAGAAAATTCATGAGCAACATCCTCTTCTTGGTCTTCTATCGACGATTGTATATCATCAAATAAAATTTCTTCATAAGCAGCTTCATCTTCCGATTCAGTTATATTATCAGCTTCATTGATTTCGATAGGATCATCTTCTAACTCTTGGATTATGTTTTGATCAATATCATCTACTGTTCTGTCAGCATCTTCAGAAATATCTGTATCCATATTATCTATTAGTTCGTTTTCAAATTCCAAAGCTACAGGAGCTGTAGGTTCATAAGTAAAAACTTTCTCCCAATCTCTGGGTGGAGCGCTTGCCGGCAAATCTAAATCCTCATCTTCGAAGGATGATACCGTATTTTCAATGCCTTCTTCAAAATCTGCAGTTTCTTCTTCAGTCTCAATAATATCCTCTTCTTTTATTTCTATTTCCTCAGTATCAACAGTATCCGCTATCTCATCAAGTGTTGGCATGTCGTCAGAAGGCTCTGGCATTATCATTTCATCAAGAAGATCTTTACTAATTTGCACATTTTCAATAGGCTCAGGAACAGTGGTTTCGTTATCGGCAGGAGCATCATCAAACTCTTGATGTGTAAAATTATATTCCGGAATAGAAATAGGAATTTTATCCTGTTCAAGAAAGAAATCATCAAATACAGAAATCGGTATTTCTTGTACTTCAGACTCAGAAACAGATATTTTATCGTTTCCTTTCAACAAACGAATTTCATCTCCTAACTCTTCTACTGCATCATCGTCGAAAATAGAAAAGTTGACATTTGGTTTATGCGTTAGCTGTTCATCAATTTGTTCGGTCAACATATCAAAAATAACCTCACCTTGAATAGGTTGTTGGCTGTGATACAATTCCGCTAATTCCTGCTGTTTCTTGTGCAGTTTTTCGCGAAGTTCTTGCTGATGCTGGAATTTTGCTCGCAATTCCGATTCCAATTGAGAAATTAAATTCTTCTCCTGTTCATCCAGCATGTATAATTGATGATATTGATCCGCTAATTCTTGTTGTTTACGACGGATTTTCTCTTGAAATGCATTTTTCTGTTGTATTTTCTGTTGGTTTCTATGATCCAAATTATTAATCAATTGAGTTTCTGCTTCTGTTAATTCTCGTGATTCACCAGCATTTGAATGGAAAATATCTTGATCTGGAGATTCAAAAATTTCCGGCAGAATTAAACGATAAGGATCAGCAATTTCTTCCGTAGAAGAGTAATTTTGACTAAATTTTTCGCCCTTATAAAAACCATATTCATCTAACAATATTTCTTTTTGCGCAATCAACTTATCAAAAGCAACATCATTATCCGACAAACTTAATGTCTTCATATATTGCACATTGGAAATTAACACATCATTACATGCTTTTGCTGGTGTGTCCACAACATATAATTCATTATCAAGTTCTAATATTCTAGTCTCCGTGCGACGGATATCAGCTTCTTTATTTTTAAGATGCCGCTCCGATTCCTGTTCATACTCAACAGTGTCAATAAACCCTTTATCCAATGATAAACGAATAGTTTTATGTGCTGGCTTGACAAAATCTTCCGTACGATTATAATCATCTGGCAATTGGGGCATATATTTTTGATGTTCTTCATTTCGTTCAACCGCAGGAATTCGAAACACTTTTACATTTTCCAGTTCATCTAAAGAATCAGGTGGCACCGTATATTCTGTATGAATTTCCGGCATATCATCAAGTTCTAAGCGATTTTCTTCTAAAACATCGTAAAAAGGATTGGGCGGGTTTTTATAAGAGTCCGTCAAATCAACATCAACATCTCGCAAAAAAGAGGGCTCTTCTGGGCGTGTAAGACGTTTTTTGTTAAGATAAAAAGTTTGATCTTCTTGATGATGCTCAATCGGCTCTTCAAAAATTTCTACTGGCTGCTTATCAACATAAATCCATTCTTCAGCTTTATCCCATTGTTTTTGTTGATGAGCAGCACGCCTGTATGTCATAAATTTTTTCCATAAAGTATGAGGAAACTTCCATAAAGCTATAACAGAAACAATTAGCATTATCCAAAAAAATGTCTGAAGTATAGTGTCGGGGAAAATTGACTTCAGTGCTTGGTATACCATAGCACCAAAAATTCCTCCCTTAAGATAAGATTCAGAACCATAAATACATGATAAACAAATCGCTGTTAATATAGATAAATATTGTGTAGAAAAAAAATAATTCAGTAAAGTTTTAGGAAAAATTCCAAAAATCAAACGCAAACCTATAATTAAAGAAAACAATACCCATAACCAAGATGCTTGCCCGTAAAATAGAATAAATGCTTCAGCAATTTGAGCACCAACAATACCCAACCAATTCATAGCATGAATGTTTGTAGATGAAGACAAACCAGCTACATCATTGGGGGAAAATGTTGCTAACGCTATAGACAGAATTAAAGAAAAAATAATCAGTGAGTAAGAAATAATAGCCCTTATCATGGAAATCCTTTTAGTATTGCTATTGCAGTGATTGCAACAGTAAAGCAGTAATATGCAAAAAGATAGAATTTTTTAGAGTTAAGGACAGCCATTAAAAACCTTAGTGAAAAAAGTCCGACAAAAAAGGCTGTTACAAAACCAGATGCTAACATTTTCCAAGAAACAGAAAGTTCCTGTTTGGAAGCATGAAAAAGTTCAAAAAACAAAGCACCAAAGATCGGCACAAAAGAGGCAAGAAAAGATAATTTGCCAGCAAATTTTGGAGTGCTTCCAAGAAAAAGTGCTGTAGATATTGTAATACCAGAACGTGAAATGCCAGTCAGTAATCCGAAACTTTGAGCAACACCCACTAAAAATGCATTTTTAAAAGAGAAATTCCTCAACGAAAGGTGTTTATTACGAGCAAATTGGGTGCTCCAAAGAATAACACCTGTTACAATCATCATAAAAGGAGTCCATACGCTAAGATTTTCAATATAAGGACGCAAAACTAAACCTGCCGTAAGTGTGGGTAATGAAACCACAGCAATAAGTCCAACCCACTTCAAAGCATAATGAGATTTCAAAGTATTTTTTTTCAAAAAAAAGTCAACCAGCCCGCGTAGAATAGCCCATATTTCCCTGCGGAAAAAACACAATGCCGCTAATGCAGTGCCCGCATGAAGACACAAAACATAAAGAAAATCAGACTTTTCTTGCCCAAACAGCAAAGAAAACAAATAAAGATGGCCGGAGCTTGATACAGGAAGAAATTCCGTTAACCCCTGTACAACAGATAACAAGATAAAAATTGAAATTTTAGACATAAAATAGGCCACCTTACTGCATAATATATATTATAGCTTATAAGAAAAAATATATCAAAAAATAGAGATATGGTACACAATTTTGAAATAAATAAAAATATAGTTTATAATAAACTATACAGCATACTTAAGGAGTTTTCCGTGAACGAAAAAGTTCAACGCGTTACCTTTTTTTCAAAAAATCTCATTACTTGTCCTGCATGCGGTACAGAATTTCAACGCGAGGAACTACAAACCGGCAGAGGCCGTATCAACGCAGGCGACTTGACTGATGAACTGCGGCGTCTCTACATTCCGACTCAGAAATATGGTACAGTAAATCCTCTTATATATCCTATTGTTGTGTGTCCTGAGTGTTTTTTTGCGGGGTTGCCTAGTGATATGCAGAAAATGACAGAAGTTCAGATTTCCAAAATCAACAAAGACAAAGGTAACCGCTTGAATCTGATTCGGAAAATTTTCGGGGAAACATTGAATTTTAGAGACTACCGTAATGTCATTACGGGATTAGGATCGTATATTCTGGCCTTTATGAATACAATTCACCTGCCTAAGGAATTTTCACCTACTGCACGGCGAGGGTTATATACGCTACGTGCGGCATGGCTTGCAGACGATGTTTATAAAAAAACAAATTTAGACCATTTCAAAAAACTTCGACAAGAAATGTATCGTCAAGCGTTGATTAATTATGAAAATGCTTTAGAACGTCAAATGAAAAATATTGAACCTTTTGACGGATTTGTCTGGATGGGTCCTGATGTAGATACCAATTTCGGTTATGATGGCATACTTTACATCACAGCTATTCTTACACTTAAAAATCTCGACCTCTTTATTAGTTGCGAAGAGCAAATCAACAAAATAGGTCGTGCAAAAATCGTATTGTCGAAAATTTTCGGAATAGGAAAATCAAATAAAGAAAAGCCAAAAGCCCTTGTTTCCCTATCAAAAAATCTCTATATGACCGCTAACAACATCCTGAAAAATTTTTCTGATCAAGGCATAGATATCAGTGCCGCAGAAACCGAAGAGGACCAGCATGAAAATATATAACAAAAGCTTAATATTGTTTTTCGTTATATTTTTAGTATCCTCACAAGTATCCAGTAATACTCATCAAATAGAGCAGCAGATCAAAGAAGCTCTTGATATCGATAATTATGCTGTTGCTGAAACATTGCTAAAAGATTTATTAAAACTTAACCCAGAAAATTCAACAGCATACCTCCTTTCAGCAGAGCTCTACTATAAAACTGGAAATTTCGAAGAAAGCATTTCTAACATTAACCGTGCTTTATATTATGCTCCTCAAAATGTTCAAAACTATATTCTTGCCGGCAATATTTATAGACAATCAGGAAAATATCAAGAAGCAGCAGATGCTTATAACAAGGCACTTGAAATAGATCCAGGAATAGCAGAAACATATTATGAATTTTCTTTGCTGAGATTCCAGGAATTAAAAATCATGGATGCACAGAGATTATTGAATCTATCAGAGAGTTTCAATCCGAAAGCATGGCAGAATAATATTTTAAAAGCTCGACTGGCACAGCATCAATCGAAAAGTAATCTAGCACAGCAGATTTTCTTAGAAACGATTGCCCAGTTTCCCCAAGAAGTTGGAATCTTACATGCACTTGCTGATTACTATATTGACGAAAAAAATTATGCCAAAGCTGTTGCTGTTTTGAAGGAAGCAAATACACGCTTTGGAAAGAGTGTTAAACGAGATATTCAAATTGCAGATTTATTATTTATTAAACAAAAATTTTCGGAAGCTTTAACATATTACCAAAATATCAAAAACGTTTTTAGTAACGTTGCATATCCAATTGCTGCATCTGTTAACTGGAATTTGTATAAGCTGTATCTGATACAAAATGATTCAAATAATGCAGAAATCAGTTTAAAAACAGCATTTGAGCTTTCGCCAGGAAATCAAATGTATCATTCGATATATGCCTTTTTCCTAGCAAAAAAATACCCTCCTAGTCATGAAAACAGAATTTCTCTAACAAAATACTTCGAGCAGACTGCAAAAAAAAATAAGAAAAAGGGATTAAGCAGCTATTATTTGACATTGCTAAAAACCATTATTCTGCTTGATCCGTTCAATGATCAGGCTTATCATGAACTTTTAGAATTTGCCAAGATAAAAAAAAATGAATTCCAAGTGACAGATATTTTAAAACAAATAGCAAAATATTCTACAAACAAAAAAGCGATTACTACGCTTGAAATACGGGATCGATGGGCAAAAACAGGTCGTCTTAATCAGAAAGAACATAAATTATATCAATATAAAATATTATTTTTTATTGACGAAAATCAAGAATATTATGCACAACACTTCTCTGATATACTAGAATTTCTAAACCCTATGTTCCCAAAATTTGAGTTGCAAACTAAAATAAATAAAAATTTTGCTTTAGAAAGCCGCTCATTTTTCAGAACTAATACTAATAATGGCTTAATTATTCACTTATCAAACGATAAGGATAACCATATTAAAGCATTATTTTTTGATAAAAAAGGGTTGTTAGTTAAGAATAGAGAATTTAATTATCATTCGTCGTCATTCACTGAGAACGCACTTCAACTCTTAAAAGCCGTTTCACAATATTTAGTACCTATTGCTTATATCGAAAAAAGATTACCCGATTCGTCCTTCGAAACAGATCTAGGCAGCAGTTACGGTATAACAAATAATCAATTATTATCCGTTTTTGATGAAAATTTTCAGTTAATTACCGAATTGACAGTCTTAGAAACACAACTTTATTCATCCAAAGCTCGGTTAAACAGCACCCCAGCTAATTTGGATTCTGCTGAGATATTGTATACAACTCCCAAGTATTTGGACAAAGAATTTTACATAGATCCCGTACGGTTGTTCATTGGAGAATACAACGATACTTTCCCCCTCAATCCCACACCAAAATACAATTAAGAAGGCTATTATGAAACGAGAAAATAAAAAAATCCTTATTGTGGGGGCAGGTGAATTACAGGTTCCATTAATACAAGCCGCTAAAGAACTTGGACTTTTTGTTGTTGCTAGCGATCAGAATCCTGATGCTCCCGGTTTTGCTTATGCTGATGCAAAAATTATTGCTGATACTATGAATCCTCAAGAAAGTTTGGAAAAAATTATTTCATTTACGGCGCAAAACGGACCTATTCATGGAGTAGCAACAGCAGGAACAGACGCATCATTAGCAGTTGCAACAATTGCTCATCATTTTCATCTTCCAGGTCATAGTATTGAAGCAGCACACAGAGCTAGCAATAAAAAACTAATGCGTGAAGCCTTAGCATCGGCAGGGGTCTCAATTCCAAAATTTCAAATTTTCTCCACACTTAATGAATTAAATCGCTTTTTTAAAGAATTTAATAGCCCTTGTGTTGTTAAACCTATCAATAATATGGGAGCAAGAGGAACATCTTTAGTGAGAAAAGAAGACGAACTCGAAGCTGCTTTTCAGTTAGTGCAAAAATACTCTTCTTCCAATGAATATCTTATAGAAGAATATATCGATGCTCCGGAACTTAGTATTGACTCTCTAGTCTTTAATCATACTGTAACAATCACAGGAATTGCGGATCGAATTATTGAATATGCACCATATTTTGTAGAAACAGGTCATATTCTGCCGTCAAATCTGCCACAAGAATGGATTGACAGAGCATTAATTACGTTCCGAGATGCTATCAAAGCATTAGGATTAAAACACGGAGCAGCCAAAATAGATATAAAAGTTTCTAATGAAAGGACTTGGGTTATTGAAATAGCTGCACGTTTATCTGGCGGATATATGTCTTCACATACATTTCCGGCAGCTACTGGCATTCCGTTACACCGCTATATGGTGATGCTAGCGATGGGCGAACAACTTACATCATTCGGACCGACAAAAAATTTAGTCAGTATCGAACGCGCAATCATCGCCCCACCCGGAAAAATTATCGGCATTTCTGTCCCAGAAAACATTTCACAGCGAGAATTTATCACACACTTTTCGATGCGTGCTAATCCCGGTGATATTTCCGTTTCACCCAAAAATAATTTAGACAAAGCAGGCAGTATCATTGCGACAGCTCCAAGTCGATTACAAGCAATTCATGCAGTGAATAAAGCCATTAAGAGTATAAAATTTACAATAGAACCTGAATACGACTTGCATACATATATTAAAGAATCCGAAGACAAAGCACGCATGCTCTTGAAAGGCACATGTAATGTATGCAGAACATGTGATGGACTTTGGTGCCGTGGGCAGATCCCAGGAGTGGGTGGCGTCGGCACAGGAGAAGGATTCATACAAAGCTACCAACGTTACCGAGAACTTAAATTAGTGCCTACTTACATTCACAACGTCAGAAATGTAGACACATCGATAGAAATGTTCGGACAAAAACACTCTATGCCAGTATTCACAGCTCCTATTGGAGGGGTCTATATCAATTATAACAATGCCTCTACGGAGTTAGAATTTCAAAGGGCACTCATCAAAGGAGCTTATCAAGCAGGTACTATGGGATTCATTGCTGATCCTGCACCATTAAATGTTTTTTCGGTATGTGCGCAGGCTATTTTAGAAAATTTTGGGCATTCTATTCCAATATGCAAACCGCGTACTGATTCAAACCTCATCAGAGAGAGATTTACAGCAGCTTTGGAAGCGGGAGCTTTAGGGATTGGCACGGATATCGATGGTATAGGATTAAAAACATTCATTCTTGCCGGACAAGGCACATGTCCTAAAACTATTGATGAATTAAGAGAAATTTCTCGAGGATATAAGGTTCCTTTTGTCATCAAAGGAATTTTATCTGTTCATGATGCCTTATCTGCTATTGACGCTGGAGCAACACATATCATTGTGTCTTCACACGGAGGCAGAATCAACGAAGCATTTCCGTGTCCTATAGATGTTCTGCCTGCGATAAAAAAAGCTGTTGGAAACCGTGCTGGTATTCTCATAGACGGAGCAATTAGATCTGGTGCTGATGTCGTAAAAGCATTAATTTTAGGTGCTGATGCTGTTCTGATAGGACGTCCAGCAGCTTATCTTGCTATAGGAAATAATGCCCAAGGTGTTCGATCCTATCTTCTTAGTATAAAAAAACAAATCGAAACAACTATGTTATTAATAAACGCATCATCAATACAGGATCTTAAAGATAACCCGAAATTGCTTATAGATATGAAAAACTGAATTTAAATATCCTCTAAAGAAATATCTTCTAAGAAGAACAGTTCTTTTTGGAGGACGGGATCCAATACAACTCCATGATATAGTGCCGTTACAACAATATAGTTTTCATCTAATAAAGAAAGATCATGTTCAGTCGACGCAGTGGGATGGGTAGAACGGCTACTAAAGTTAAGAAAAGATGTTCCTTCTTTTTCAAAAACATTAACTCGGGTATTATAGTCATGTTTGCCAAGTTGGGCGCATTTAATTCCTTTAGCAGAAAGAGTATAAGGAAAATTAACATTAATAATGGAATCTTTATAAGTTAAGATTTTAGGAGGCAATGCTTCAACAATACGACGAAGAATGCGCGCAGAATAAGCAAAAATTTCAGGAGCAGAAGCTTCATCATGATCTAAATCAAGCCTTATGTCTAAAGAAGATGCAATAGCAAATATTCCCTGGAACATAGCTTCCCGTGCAGCCCCAACCGTCCCGGAATAAAAAATATCCTGTGCTGCATTGA
This region includes:
- a CDS encoding alpha-hydroxy-acid oxidizing protein; protein product: MKRENKKILIVGAGELQVPLIQAAKELGLFVVASDQNPDAPGFAYADAKIIADTMNPQESLEKIISFTAQNGPIHGVATAGTDASLAVATIAHHFHLPGHSIEAAHRASNKKLMREALASAGVSIPKFQIFSTLNELNRFFKEFNSPCVVKPINNMGARGTSLVRKEDELEAAFQLVQKYSSSNEYLIEEYIDAPELSIDSLVFNHTVTITGIADRIIEYAPYFVETGHILPSNLPQEWIDRALITFRDAIKALGLKHGAAKIDIKVSNERTWVIEIAARLSGGYMSSHTFPAATGIPLHRYMVMLAMGEQLTSFGPTKNLVSIERAIIAPPGKIIGISVPENISQREFITHFSMRANPGDISVSPKNNLDKAGSIIATAPSRLQAIHAVNKAIKSIKFTIEPEYDLHTYIKESEDKARMLLKGTCNVCRTCDGLWCRGQIPGVGGVGTGEGFIQSYQRYRELKLVPTYIHNVRNVDTSIEMFGQKHSMPVFTAPIGGVYINYNNASTELEFQRALIKGAYQAGTMGFIADPAPLNVFSVCAQAILENFGHSIPICKPRTDSNLIRERFTAALEAGALGIGTDIDGIGLKTFILAGQGTCPKTIDELREISRGYKVPFVIKGILSVHDALSAIDAGATHIIVSSHGGRINEAFPCPIDVLPAIKKAVGNRAGILIDGAIRSGADVVKALILGADAVLIGRPAAYLAIGNNAQGVRSYLLSIKKQIETTMLLINASSIQDLKDNPKLLIDMKN
- a CDS encoding tetratricopeptide repeat protein, producing MKIYNKSLILFFVIFLVSSQVSSNTHQIEQQIKEALDIDNYAVAETLLKDLLKLNPENSTAYLLSAELYYKTGNFEESISNINRALYYAPQNVQNYILAGNIYRQSGKYQEAADAYNKALEIDPGIAETYYEFSLLRFQELKIMDAQRLLNLSESFNPKAWQNNILKARLAQHQSKSNLAQQIFLETIAQFPQEVGILHALADYYIDEKNYAKAVAVLKEANTRFGKSVKRDIQIADLLFIKQKFSEALTYYQNIKNVFSNVAYPIAASVNWNLYKLYLIQNDSNNAEISLKTAFELSPGNQMYHSIYAFFLAKKYPPSHENRISLTKYFEQTAKKNKKKGLSSYYLTLLKTIILLDPFNDQAYHELLEFAKIKKNEFQVTDILKQIAKYSTNKKAITTLEIRDRWAKTGRLNQKEHKLYQYKILFFIDENQEYYAQHFSDILEFLNPMFPKFELQTKINKNFALESRSFFRTNTNNGLIIHLSNDKDNHIKALFFDKKGLLVKNREFNYHSSSFTENALQLLKAVSQYLVPIAYIEKRLPDSSFETDLGSSYGITNNQLLSVFDENFQLITELTVLETQLYSSKARLNSTPANLDSAEILYTTPKYLDKEFYIDPVRLFIGEYNDTFPLNPTPKYN
- the surE gene encoding 5'/3'-nucleotidase SurE, which produces MNILFTNDDGYDAIGINTAYKEFSPHHNIYMCAPLRHKSAFSHAINAWDDLELIELTGTTKGFALDGTPADCAKAATLGLFGNLKFDLVLSGINFGINAAQDIFYSGTVGAAREAMFQGIFAIASSLDIRLDLDHDEASAPEIFAYSARILRRIVEALPPKILTYKDSIINVNFPYTLSAKGIKCAQLGKHDYNTRVNVFEKEGTSFLNFSSRSTHPTASTEHDLSLLDENYIVVTALYHGVVLDPVLQKELFFLEDISLEDI